A section of the Pedobacter sp. HDW13 genome encodes:
- a CDS encoding helix-turn-helix domain-containing protein, with amino-acid sequence MESFGFEKLPEIIRQLFEKVEHIEELVSQINPASDGSNDLLTVREAADYLKISVQSLYCKVSRMEIPVSKPGRRLYFSQSELKKWVSDSRRKTAAEIFQESQKKNSRLDKKDIFI; translated from the coding sequence ATGGAATCCTTTGGCTTTGAAAAACTTCCTGAGATTATCCGTCAGCTATTCGAAAAAGTAGAACATATCGAAGAACTTGTTTCGCAGATCAACCCTGCCAGTGACGGTTCAAATGATTTGCTCACTGTACGTGAAGCAGCAGATTATCTAAAAATATCTGTTCAGTCCTTATATTGCAAGGTGAGCAGAATGGAAATCCCTGTAAGTAAACCAGGAAGGCGTCTATACTTCAGCCAGTCTGAACTCAAAAAATGGGTCAGCGATTCCAGACGAAAAACAGCGGCTGAAATTTTTCAGGAATCCCAGAAAAAGAACAGTCGGTTAGATAAAAAGGATATTTTCATTTAG
- a CDS encoding ATP-dependent endonuclease, whose amino-acid sequence MYISSIKLTNIRSYNNLELNLSKSINLLVGNNNSGKSTIIKSIFQLQNTSAIGIEDIRKSVSAGRIYLDLEDISQTDVSAFLLAKKDEIIHFPSTNRVKVQFGMYNSLIEKQRNTEAHFFDLNLPHSFDESGRLQIDKSIKIEDELRDFHSLPNLESHQNFIFPFFSKRKTNNYASQQGPSESDIVNEDFRNITAKVQKLSNPSHPKYKRFVKYINDILGFSIGVIPDRSNNYNNTGIYVSDNTYIPISSMGEGVVNILGLIVMLLTENGKLYLIEELENDIHPRALKKLLELIIEKSSDNQFVISTHSNIVLKYLGIQGSKIFHLRWKPYEKTEEDRLPTTSIKLLGDDPKEKLELLEELGYDLFDFDLHKSYLIFEESSAETLFKKFLIPTFFPRLEGKIKTVAATGAHDLKARFHDFLRLFVFIHTTPAYTARAWVVADGDDAGKTNIESLRRSFASWDPSHFISLPKFNIEEFFPERFQQEFAEILQISDKGKKRDAKIKFNKKVMDWTNVDRETAKTEFANSSTELIGLLQKIQDKLLL is encoded by the coding sequence ATGTATATAAGTTCTATCAAGCTTACCAATATCCGCTCATATAATAACCTTGAGCTCAACCTTTCTAAGTCTATCAATCTTTTGGTTGGAAATAATAACTCGGGAAAGTCAACGATCATCAAATCAATATTTCAGTTGCAAAATACTTCTGCCATCGGAATAGAGGACATCAGAAAATCAGTAAGTGCTGGGAGGATATACCTAGATCTAGAAGACATTTCTCAAACAGATGTCAGTGCATTTCTTCTGGCAAAAAAAGATGAAATAATTCATTTTCCATCTACAAACAGAGTAAAAGTTCAATTTGGAATGTATAATAGCCTTATAGAAAAACAAAGAAACACCGAAGCGCATTTTTTTGATCTCAACCTCCCACATTCCTTCGATGAAAGCGGCAGATTGCAAATTGACAAAAGCATAAAAATAGAGGATGAGCTTAGAGATTTTCATAGCTTGCCAAATCTAGAAAGTCATCAAAATTTTATCTTCCCTTTTTTTTCAAAACGCAAAACGAACAACTATGCGAGTCAACAAGGCCCATCTGAAAGCGATATAGTAAATGAAGATTTCAGGAACATTACAGCTAAAGTTCAAAAGCTATCGAACCCTTCCCACCCAAAGTATAAACGCTTTGTAAAATACATCAACGATATTCTGGGTTTTAGTATCGGTGTAATACCAGATAGAAGCAACAATTACAATAATACGGGTATATATGTGAGCGACAACACCTATATTCCCATTTCCAGCATGGGGGAAGGAGTGGTCAACATATTGGGACTGATCGTCATGCTTCTGACTGAGAACGGCAAACTATACCTGATCGAAGAACTTGAAAACGATATTCATCCAAGGGCACTTAAAAAATTACTTGAGCTGATTATAGAAAAATCTTCAGATAATCAATTTGTTATCTCAACACATTCCAATATAGTGTTAAAATACCTGGGAATACAAGGCTCAAAAATTTTTCACTTGCGATGGAAGCCATATGAAAAGACAGAAGAAGATAGGTTACCTACAACTTCTATCAAACTGCTTGGCGATGATCCTAAAGAAAAATTGGAACTTCTGGAGGAACTTGGATACGACCTCTTTGATTTCGATCTGCATAAATCCTACCTCATTTTCGAGGAATCATCAGCAGAAACCCTATTTAAAAAATTCCTCATTCCAACTTTCTTTCCAAGGCTAGAAGGTAAAATCAAAACCGTGGCAGCAACTGGAGCTCACGACCTAAAAGCAAGGTTTCATGATTTTCTAAGGCTGTTTGTTTTTATCCATACCACTCCCGCCTACACTGCCCGAGCATGGGTTGTAGCTGATGGTGACGATGCCGGAAAAACTAATATAGAATCCTTGCGTAGATCCTTTGCTAGCTGGGATCCCAGCCATTTTATATCCCTTCCAAAGTTCAATATTGAAGAATTCTTTCCAGAGCGCTTCCAGCAGGAATTTGCCGAAATCCTGCAGATTTCAGACAAAGGAAAAAAACGCGATGCTAAAATAAAATTCAATAAAAAGGTGATGGATTGGACAAACGTAGATCGGGAAACAGCTAAAACAGAGTTTGCCAATTCTTCTACCGAACTAATCGGATTGCTCCAAAAGATTCAAGACAAACTACTTTTATAG
- a CDS encoding DUF4238 domain-containing protein, which produces MKQHYIPQCYLREFLNSDRKLHTLDTALKKHGKKVFDEPRFPTEVCRSKDFYTIQTTFSKNYKHLSTLKPFALEESFHQYERDYPKLVIKLKAKQKALIKKDASSLIYSLVDMKLRNKYFRDTIVPSAHEKVINETLSELRENVSSIDLSQFPQITPQAISNTILKIQQQFTPSDEIHKQGHISSLMLRKQQGNEIHEKIIQQLFKLQWKVMIAKNNSFITNDNPGVCYQSNGYIQNTKFDQDFTYIVPISPQLCLWISDAEPDTKWIKNNAQKAIEYIELNKDSVSKINQLSLKHYNRFIFSNNKSVIDQIAEVVNRVQ; this is translated from the coding sequence ATGAAACAACACTATATCCCACAGTGCTATTTACGCGAATTTTTAAACAGTGATAGAAAACTTCACACGCTCGACACTGCGCTCAAAAAACATGGCAAAAAAGTATTTGACGAACCAAGATTTCCTACCGAAGTATGCAGGTCAAAAGATTTCTACACCATTCAAACAACCTTTAGTAAAAACTATAAGCACCTCTCAACATTAAAACCTTTTGCATTGGAGGAAAGCTTCCATCAATATGAAAGAGACTACCCCAAACTGGTTATAAAACTTAAAGCCAAACAAAAAGCATTAATTAAAAAAGATGCCTCCAGTCTTATTTATTCTCTGGTGGATATGAAACTGAGGAATAAGTATTTCAGGGATACAATTGTGCCCAGCGCACATGAAAAAGTAATTAACGAAACATTAAGCGAACTTCGAGAAAACGTTTCAAGCATAGATCTTTCACAATTCCCTCAGATTACACCCCAAGCAATCTCAAACACCATCTTAAAAATACAGCAACAATTTACTCCGTCTGACGAAATTCACAAACAGGGCCATATTTCCTCGCTGATGCTTCGTAAACAACAAGGAAACGAAATTCATGAAAAAATAATACAGCAACTTTTCAAATTACAATGGAAGGTCATGATCGCGAAGAACAACTCGTTTATTACCAATGATAATCCAGGGGTTTGCTATCAAAGCAACGGTTACATCCAAAACACCAAATTTGATCAGGATTTCACCTACATTGTACCTATTTCACCACAATTATGCCTATGGATTTCCGATGCCGAACCAGATACTAAGTGGATTAAAAATAATGCGCAGAAAGCCATTGAATATATAGAGCTCAACAAAGATTCAGTTAGCAAAATAAATCAACTTTCACTTAAACACTACAATCGTTTTATTTTTTCTAATAACAAATCCGTGATAGATCAGATAGCAGAGGTGGTGAACAGGGTACAATGA
- a CDS encoding helix-turn-helix domain-containing protein: MSTNITVERICELCGKTFIARTTVTKYCSLNCNRRHYKQKKRNAKISKSNEETLKVKTQSVSEQPVEFLTVRQAARLLHCSERLLYDQIQSGRIKAIRLSERKTLIKRKHLDKAFKQDEFRPIPKTERKKNPALVYCISMGEAQRHYGISEKALFKLVKRNDLEVFRSGKYSYVLRSVLNQIFYKS; the protein is encoded by the coding sequence ATGAGTACAAATATCACAGTTGAGCGGATTTGCGAGCTTTGCGGTAAGACCTTTATTGCAAGAACTACAGTTACCAAGTATTGCAGCTTGAATTGTAATCGGCGTCACTATAAGCAGAAAAAGCGTAATGCTAAGATTTCCAAAAGCAATGAAGAGACGCTGAAGGTAAAGACCCAATCTGTTTCTGAACAGCCTGTAGAATTTCTTACCGTCAGACAAGCTGCCCGTTTACTGCATTGTAGTGAAAGGCTGCTTTATGACCAGATTCAATCCGGGAGAATCAAGGCGATACGCCTAAGCGAGCGTAAAACACTGATCAAAAGGAAGCATTTGGATAAGGCGTTCAAACAAGATGAGTTCAGACCTATTCCAAAAACAGAGCGCAAAAAGAATCCGGCACTGGTCTATTGTATCAGTATGGGGGAGGCTCAGCGCCATTATGGAATCTCTGAGAAGGCACTTTTTAAATTGGTCAAAAGGAATGATCTGGAAGTATTTCGCAGCGGCAAGTACAGCTATGTGCTTAGATCGGTATTAAACCAAATATTTTATAAAAGTTAA
- a CDS encoding AI-2E family transporter has product MTNNLPLTVKRSIELLGLMAIVAVMVIGRDIIMPMLMAFFISIMLLPVYRFLKRKKIPESLAIILPILLVALFVGLIVWFFSNQIGILVKDFPQIKANVSQHINSLSDWISRITHYDDKQQKAFIQAKSDDLMNMGTSLAGGAAVTLSGVFVFIGLLPIYIYLMLFYKDILLRFIFMWFKTDDHPKVKEAIFETESIIKSYLIGLLIQISYMTILLGGILMLIGIKHALLIGVIFAILNLIPYVGALIGNIIGVLLTLTSSQELWPVVTVLGVIAFVQFLDNNILMPRIVGSKVKINALFAILGVFIGGSIAGVSGMFLALPIVAVLKIIFDRTESFKQWGVLLGDERPAKSPMTFPAFRKKKTVAVKSGTEKK; this is encoded by the coding sequence ATGACTAACAATTTACCCCTGACCGTAAAACGATCGATTGAGCTACTGGGCCTGATGGCTATTGTAGCGGTGATGGTTATTGGACGCGACATTATTATGCCCATGCTCATGGCCTTTTTCATCAGCATTATGCTCCTACCGGTTTACCGCTTTTTAAAAAGAAAAAAAATCCCCGAATCACTCGCTATTATCTTGCCCATTCTACTGGTAGCCCTCTTTGTAGGATTGATTGTATGGTTTTTCTCTAACCAGATCGGTATTCTGGTTAAAGATTTTCCGCAAATTAAAGCCAACGTTAGCCAGCACATTAATTCGTTAAGCGATTGGATTAGCCGTATTACTCATTACGATGACAAACAACAAAAAGCCTTTATACAAGCCAAAAGCGACGACCTGATGAACATGGGCACATCGCTTGCCGGTGGGGCTGCCGTAACCCTGAGTGGTGTTTTTGTATTTATTGGTCTATTGCCCATTTACATTTACTTAATGCTGTTTTACAAAGATATTTTACTTCGTTTTATTTTTATGTGGTTTAAAACCGATGATCACCCTAAAGTAAAAGAAGCTATTTTCGAAACCGAATCAATCATCAAAAGCTACCTAATCGGCCTCTTGATCCAGATTAGCTATATGACCATTTTATTGGGTGGTATATTAATGCTAATTGGCATTAAGCATGCCTTATTAATCGGGGTTATTTTCGCCATCCTAAATCTTATACCCTATGTTGGGGCTTTAATTGGCAATATCATTGGCGTATTGCTAACACTTACTTCCTCGCAAGAACTCTGGCCTGTAGTTACTGTACTGGGCGTAATTGCATTTGTTCAATTTTTAGATAATAACATCCTGATGCCGCGCATTGTGGGTTCTAAAGTAAAAATTAATGCCCTGTTTGCTATTTTGGGTGTATTTATTGGTGGCAGTATTGCGGGTGTTTCGGGTATGTTTTTAGCTTTACCAATTGTGGCCGTGTTGAAAATCATCTTCGATCGTACCGAATCGTTTAAACAATGGGGTGTTTTATTGGGTGATGAACGACCAGCCAAAAGCCCTATGACTTTCCCTGCATTTAGAAAAAAGAAAACTGTGGCTGTAAAATCTGGAACGGAGAAGAAGTAG
- a CDS encoding site-specific integrase — MGTVTLRRKTLNTGRQSLYLDYYPPLPCSKSGKVLRFVTLKLYLYTKPENELQKIHNKETLLTAQTVCAQRQIELQNRRFGIISEHERNASFTELFRQVAKSRRKSLNDHWEMGLRYFIAFSGPDLRLPELSDFLCEDYKYYLLSGPGIARYGRPIKRNTAVTYYAKFRAVLRIAYRRKLIPLDLHAIVDPIPPKETNRERLTLEEFQHLADTPAGSELMKNAAIFSGLTGLRWSDVSTLSWSELRGKKGSYEIQFSQGKTDKAEVMPISDQAVERLGKRQGAEELLFPGLKYYQLKSFFTGWLAAADINKNITFHSFRHTFATLQLELGTDIYTVSKLLGIGH, encoded by the coding sequence ATGGGAACGGTAACACTAAGAAGGAAAACCCTGAACACAGGAAGGCAAAGTCTATATCTGGATTATTACCCACCCTTACCTTGCAGCAAGAGTGGAAAAGTACTGCGTTTTGTTACACTTAAATTATACCTCTACACAAAGCCTGAAAATGAGTTGCAAAAGATTCACAATAAGGAAACTTTGCTTACTGCACAGACTGTCTGTGCCCAGCGGCAGATTGAATTGCAGAACAGGCGCTTTGGTATTATTTCAGAACATGAGCGTAATGCTAGTTTCACTGAGCTTTTTAGGCAAGTTGCCAAAAGCCGCCGGAAATCGCTCAATGACCACTGGGAGATGGGGCTTCGTTATTTTATTGCCTTTAGTGGTCCTGACCTGCGTCTGCCGGAGCTTTCTGATTTTCTCTGCGAGGATTATAAGTATTATCTTTTGAGCGGGCCTGGTATAGCGCGATATGGCCGCCCAATTAAAAGAAATACTGCGGTGACTTACTATGCTAAATTCAGAGCGGTATTGCGTATTGCTTATAGGCGAAAACTTATTCCCTTAGATTTACATGCCATTGTAGATCCTATACCACCAAAGGAAACCAATAGGGAAAGACTGACGCTCGAAGAATTTCAACACCTGGCGGATACGCCTGCCGGTTCTGAGCTGATGAAAAATGCGGCAATCTTTTCAGGACTCACTGGGCTGCGGTGGTCGGACGTGAGTACTTTAAGCTGGTCTGAACTGAGGGGTAAAAAGGGGAGCTACGAAATCCAATTTTCCCAAGGCAAGACTGACAAGGCCGAAGTTATGCCGATATCCGATCAGGCGGTAGAACGTTTAGGGAAAAGGCAAGGAGCCGAAGAACTTTTGTTTCCAGGCTTGAAGTATTATCAGCTAAAGTCTTTCTTTACTGGATGGTTAGCAGCTGCGGATATTAATAAGAATATTACCTTTCACAGTTTTAGGCACACTTTTGCGACTTTGCAGCTGGAGTTGGGAACCGATATTTATACTGTTTCGAAACTCTTGGGCATAGGTCACTGA